One window of the Chryseotalea sp. WA131a genome contains the following:
- a CDS encoding DDE-type integrase/transposase/recombinase encodes MEQSTPRCINGLCLLLGYSRQSYYQGIDYIHQKAYESDVIIEEVLRHRKHLKRIGTRKLLDEMQSFLTAHGFKIGRDAMFDLLADRGLLVTKRKRRGPVTTLSKHRFKKYPNIVRDFIPVAPNQLWVSDITYIHLNEGFAYLSLVTDAYSRKIVGFYLSEGLSARGPLAALKMALASKPPARWAYPSQRQRGTVLLRWICEIIGTAWGQDQYDRER; translated from the coding sequence GTGGAACAAAGTACGCCCCGTTGTATCAACGGGCTTTGTTTGCTGCTTGGTTATAGTAGGCAGTCCTACTATCAAGGCATAGATTATATTCATCAGAAGGCTTATGAATCGGATGTTATTATCGAAGAGGTGTTGCGGCATCGAAAACATCTCAAACGTATCGGTACTCGAAAATTGTTAGATGAGATGCAAAGTTTTCTAACGGCCCATGGTTTTAAAATCGGGCGGGACGCAATGTTTGATTTGCTGGCAGACAGAGGCCTGTTGGTCACGAAACGAAAACGGAGAGGCCCAGTGACCACACTATCGAAACACCGCTTTAAAAAGTACCCCAACATTGTCCGTGATTTTATCCCAGTTGCCCCTAACCAGCTTTGGGTCAGTGACATAACCTACATTCACTTGAATGAGGGGTTTGCTTATTTGTCGTTGGTCACAGACGCATACAGCCGAAAGATTGTAGGGTTTTATTTGAGCGAGGGCCTATCGGCAAGAGGGCCGCTGGCCGCCTTGAAAATGGCGTTGGCTTCAAAACCCCCTGCACGATGGGCTTATCCATCACAGCGACAGAGGGGTACAGTATTGCTGCGATGGATATGTGAAATTATTGGAACAGCATGGGGTCAAGATCAGTATGACCGAGAAAGGTGA
- a CDS encoding IS1380 family transposase, translated as MEHHYTDKLVTAWGGMKEMKILIDQTGISKKLAELGLPESKSNNRIDAVGIIESFWVGIWIGCFRFSHTAVVRVDEVLRQIFGWKRVASGTTFGRFFKKFTPSMNHQIFIELYTWFFEQIQFDNYTLDMDSSVITRYGEQEGSKKGYNPKKPGRGSHHPLFAFVNDIRMVANCWNRSGNTGSNSNCIHFLEETFAILKNKTVGLFRADSGFCTGTVLDFIEQRNIPYVIACKLYANLQASIYGITQWNAIGEGLWVSEINYQQGGWGKARRIVVIKQSEEIRARATGKKLKTLFSSVGIADEKVYRKRYHAFVTNQALPATEIWEQYKRRGDAENRIKELKEDFGTEGFCMDSFCATETAMRFVMVAYNLMSLFRQITHQKQPQPKLSTLRFNCFAVGSWVEQEAQKWVLKMSVPLKRRQWYDGLFSNVQKINLPLSLTG; from the coding sequence ATGGAACACCACTATACCGATAAATTAGTAACAGCGTGGGGCGGGATGAAAGAGATGAAAATATTGATTGACCAAACTGGGATCAGCAAGAAGTTGGCCGAGCTTGGTTTGCCTGAGAGCAAGAGTAACAACCGGATAGATGCCGTGGGTATAATAGAGAGTTTTTGGGTGGGCATCTGGATTGGTTGCTTTCGTTTTAGTCACACAGCGGTGGTGCGGGTTGATGAAGTGTTGCGCCAGATATTTGGATGGAAGCGGGTTGCTTCGGGGACCACCTTCGGGCGGTTCTTTAAAAAGTTTACGCCCTCAATGAACCACCAAATTTTCATTGAACTGTACACGTGGTTTTTTGAGCAGATCCAATTCGACAATTATACGTTGGATATGGACAGCAGTGTGATCACCCGTTACGGGGAACAGGAAGGCAGCAAAAAAGGGTACAACCCCAAGAAGCCTGGCCGTGGCAGCCATCATCCCTTGTTTGCTTTTGTCAATGACATACGCATGGTGGCCAATTGCTGGAACCGCAGCGGCAATACAGGGAGCAACAGCAACTGCATCCATTTTTTAGAAGAGACCTTTGCCATCCTCAAAAACAAAACAGTAGGGTTGTTCAGGGCCGATAGTGGGTTTTGTACCGGTACAGTCTTGGATTTCATTGAGCAGAGAAATATCCCCTACGTCATTGCCTGTAAGCTGTATGCCAATTTACAAGCCAGCATTTATGGTATCACCCAATGGAATGCGATAGGCGAAGGCTTATGGGTATCGGAAATAAACTACCAGCAAGGCGGCTGGGGCAAAGCCCGTAGGATTGTGGTCATCAAACAAAGTGAAGAAATCAGGGCCAGGGCAACGGGTAAGAAGCTCAAGACATTATTCAGCAGCGTGGGCATAGCGGACGAAAAAGTGTACCGCAAAAGGTACCATGCCTTTGTCACTAACCAAGCCCTGCCGGCAACAGAAATATGGGAACAATATAAGCGCAGGGGTGATGCCGAAAACAGGATCAAGGAGTTGAAAGAAGATTTCGGTACAGAAGGCTTTTGCATGGATAGTTTTTGTGCTACTGAAACAGCTATGCGCTTTGTGATGGTAGCCTATAATTTGATGAGCCTGTTCCGCCAAATAACCCATCAAAAACAGCCACAGCCCAAGCTTTCCACATTAAGGTTCAACTGCTTTGCAGTTGGAAGTTGGGTGGAGCAGGAAGCCCAAAAATGGGTACTGAAAATGTCCGTCCCACTCAAAAGAAGGCAATGGTATGATGGATTATTCTCAAATGTCCAAAAAATAAACCTGCCACTAAGTCTGACTGGATAG
- a CDS encoding integrase core domain-containing protein, which yields MSLFHSTAKSGVNGILKQELLEEAFPDYATAQKEVAIACSTYNHLRPHGSIDNLKPAQAHQQSGPIKKRWTNYWQKNKGKEVSMA from the coding sequence TTGTCACTATTTCATTCTACTGCAAAATCTGGGGTGAACGGGATTTTGAAGCAAGAGTTACTGGAAGAGGCATTCCCTGATTATGCAACGGCCCAAAAAGAAGTGGCCATTGCGTGCAGCACCTATAACCATCTTCGCCCACATGGAAGCATTGATAACCTAAAGCCTGCCCAAGCGCATCAACAAAGCGGCCCGATCAAGAAGCGGTGGACCAACTATTGGCAGAAGAACAAAGGAAAGGAGGTCTCAATGGCATAG
- a CDS encoding IS1182 family transposase — MQGRKDLSPKIMYQVHLDMLVPQDNFYRKLDAALNLHFLYKATSKYYGSEGNESIDPVVFFKIILVGYFNNINSDRQLLRHCSNCLDVRLFLRYDIDEELPWFSTISRTRQLYGEEVFITLFKKILSLCVDKGMVRGKRQAIDSAFIKANASLGSLIEKEITDDAQAYADELNEGSEEKIKHGDKAKSTVTTEKKKQVDQHHAWKAEAYHGQPSNTNPKQVDEHGNLIRPRFLSNHTHHSPTDPDARISVKPGKARQLNYLGQVAVDDAHHVITGACADFADKRDSQCMANILDLTQENLADNNMALQEITADTGYSSGEALKYLKEKNVDAYIPNFGQYIAHREGFIYNQQKDQYGCQRGKKAILPCKGERSDRKGYQKKTYRSSESVCKDCPLRVACCGKSTKFKKIEDSIHKPLYDVMHKKMQTPYAKQMGRIRSKTVEPVLGTLINFMNMKRVNTRGIRQANKHVIMAALAYNLKKYLRFESPKVTAMIKKMELLGETTATFSSPFLCLVKSVMASPFFRTLFSAPHITVP, encoded by the coding sequence ATGCAAGGACGAAAAGACCTCTCACCAAAAATCATGTACCAGGTCCACTTGGACATGCTTGTCCCCCAAGACAATTTCTACAGAAAACTGGACGCTGCCCTCAACCTCCATTTCCTCTACAAAGCCACCAGTAAGTACTATGGCTCAGAGGGAAATGAAAGTATAGACCCGGTGGTGTTCTTCAAAATTATCTTGGTGGGATATTTCAACAACATCAATAGCGACCGCCAGTTGCTGCGCCACTGCTCCAACTGTTTGGACGTGCGCTTGTTCCTCCGCTACGATATTGATGAAGAGCTGCCCTGGTTCAGCACCATCAGCCGAACACGCCAACTCTATGGGGAAGAAGTATTCATCACCTTGTTCAAAAAGATCCTCAGCCTCTGTGTTGACAAAGGAATGGTGCGTGGCAAGCGGCAAGCAATCGACAGTGCCTTCATCAAAGCCAATGCCAGCTTGGGCTCCCTTATTGAAAAGGAAATCACAGACGATGCCCAAGCTTATGCCGATGAACTCAACGAAGGCAGCGAAGAAAAGATAAAGCATGGGGACAAAGCGAAAAGCACCGTTACCACAGAAAAGAAAAAGCAAGTAGATCAACATCATGCTTGGAAGGCAGAAGCCTATCATGGTCAACCAAGCAATACCAACCCCAAGCAAGTAGATGAACACGGCAACTTGATACGCCCCAGGTTCTTGAGCAACCACACCCACCATTCCCCCACCGACCCTGATGCGCGCATATCCGTAAAGCCCGGCAAGGCACGGCAGTTGAATTACCTTGGGCAAGTGGCCGTGGACGATGCCCACCATGTCATCACAGGGGCATGTGCCGATTTTGCTGACAAAAGGGACTCCCAATGTATGGCCAATATCCTTGATCTCACACAAGAAAATCTAGCCGACAACAACATGGCACTACAGGAAATCACGGCCGACACCGGCTACTCTAGCGGTGAGGCATTAAAGTACCTGAAGGAAAAAAATGTGGATGCCTACATCCCCAACTTTGGGCAATACATAGCGCACCGCGAAGGGTTTATCTACAATCAACAGAAAGATCAGTATGGATGCCAGCGTGGGAAAAAAGCAATACTGCCCTGCAAAGGTGAAAGATCAGATCGCAAAGGGTATCAGAAAAAAACATATCGGAGCAGCGAATCGGTTTGCAAAGATTGTCCCCTGCGCGTGGCCTGTTGCGGCAAGAGCACCAAGTTTAAAAAGATAGAGGACAGCATCCATAAACCACTCTACGATGTGATGCATAAAAAAATGCAAACACCCTATGCCAAACAAATGGGCCGCATCCGCAGCAAAACAGTTGAGCCCGTGTTGGGTACGTTGATCAACTTTATGAACATGAAGCGTGTGAACACGCGGGGCATACGCCAAGCCAACAAGCATGTGATCATGGCCGCACTGGCATACAACTTGAAAAAGTATTTACGTTTTGAATCTCCAAAAGTGACTGCCATGATAAAGAAAATGGAACTGTTGGGGGAAACCACGGCCACATTTTCATCGCCATTCCTGTGCTTGGTAAAATCGGTTATGGCATCACCATTTTTCCGCACTCTGTTTTCCGCCCCACACATCACTGTCCCTTAA
- a CDS encoding trypsin-like peptidase domain-containing protein — MKTKTNLSLYFCLFFLLTSVLCATELKAQIRNKIVSGEKQSEIGTLSVKASRMRNYELPNIDLKNLLKEDSLERTQGKPFRFGKAVEVDIDFIRDATKLTIGDSSIFFYKISSKKAYSINLIFDRFSLASNASLEIYNNQKTMIYGPVTSKNNPSNGVFWTDLIKGESIIVQLTVIGKDTQQTKLHIDKVIHGYQNTFAGFGQSANCNRDIACPEGNPWRNEGNAVAMLLLSNGQRFCTGSLLNNACQDLTPNFLTAFHCLDSDANGALSTTEQNSVNNFVFRFLYESPTCGGVDGTVFQSINGSALRSAFQPSDFALLLLNARPTGNVTYAGWSRANIPATSAASIHHPNGDVKKISIDNDALANVAITTTWVTDVFGNPIVQCPPNTHWQTIFETGTVQPGSSGSPIFDQNRRVVGQLHGDFLNTNNDFCANRRGHYGRFDVSWNGGGTADSQLSIWLTNDPNVTQTNTITIPFITGPNLVCTTGGQFTFNNQPTGTTVNWTSSNSLGLSINGLTGFATRQNNFNGQVTITGSIGGGLCPIFSLNQSVAVGAGITDPLFEQKKVLCLPGTNWYQVDARVTLPANSSNITYTYRWYIDNVLKTTITNNNFASVPGGIVDNLWHTLRVEISNTCTSISTANQEGRFRASCGGGGGQLRTFPNPSSNQLIVELVDPTVDKETVYLSSEKNALIAVPFTVKLFDSQGTLRKSIKGELGALIVDTSDLPNGIYYLHAQTEMERLTSQIIVKH; from the coding sequence ATGAAAACTAAAACGAATCTCTCTCTATATTTTTGTCTATTTTTTCTGCTGACTTCTGTTCTTTGTGCTACTGAGTTGAAAGCTCAAATAAGGAACAAAATTGTTTCTGGTGAGAAGCAGTCAGAGATTGGAACTCTATCTGTAAAGGCATCAAGAATGCGGAACTATGAGTTGCCAAATATTGACTTGAAAAATCTATTAAAAGAGGACTCTCTTGAACGTACACAAGGAAAGCCATTTCGATTTGGTAAAGCTGTGGAGGTCGATATTGATTTTATCAGAGATGCGACCAAATTGACAATTGGTGACTCAAGTATCTTTTTTTACAAAATTTCATCAAAGAAGGCTTATAGCATTAACTTAATTTTCGATCGCTTTAGTCTTGCTAGCAATGCATCTCTAGAAATCTACAATAATCAAAAAACAATGATCTATGGTCCAGTGACCAGTAAAAACAATCCATCAAATGGAGTCTTTTGGACTGACTTGATAAAAGGCGAAAGCATCATTGTTCAATTAACTGTAATTGGTAAGGACACGCAACAAACTAAACTTCATATTGACAAAGTAATTCACGGATATCAAAATACTTTTGCTGGATTTGGTCAGTCCGCCAATTGTAATAGAGATATCGCTTGCCCTGAGGGAAATCCTTGGAGAAACGAAGGGAATGCAGTAGCAATGTTGCTTTTGTCAAATGGACAAAGGTTCTGTACAGGCTCGCTATTGAATAATGCATGTCAAGATTTAACACCCAATTTCCTGACAGCGTTTCATTGCCTTGATTCTGATGCTAACGGTGCACTCTCAACAACTGAACAAAATTCGGTTAACAACTTTGTATTCCGTTTTTTGTATGAAAGCCCAACATGCGGTGGAGTAGACGGGACAGTATTTCAATCAATAAATGGCTCCGCTTTAAGATCAGCCTTTCAGCCAAGTGATTTTGCTCTCCTTCTTTTAAATGCTCGCCCCACGGGGAATGTAACTTATGCAGGCTGGTCTAGAGCTAATATTCCAGCTACTTCGGCTGCATCTATTCACCACCCCAATGGAGATGTAAAGAAGATATCAATAGACAATGATGCTCTTGCGAATGTGGCTATCACGACAACTTGGGTTACTGATGTCTTCGGAAATCCAATCGTGCAATGCCCTCCTAATACGCATTGGCAAACCATTTTTGAAACCGGGACTGTTCAACCTGGCTCATCTGGGTCTCCAATTTTTGATCAGAATCGAAGAGTTGTAGGGCAGTTACACGGTGATTTCTTGAATACTAACAATGACTTCTGTGCTAATAGACGCGGTCACTATGGAAGATTTGATGTTTCATGGAATGGAGGTGGTACCGCTGATTCACAACTTAGTATTTGGCTTACTAATGACCCGAATGTTACCCAAACGAATACGATAACGATTCCTTTTATTACAGGCCCTAACTTAGTTTGTACTACAGGCGGTCAATTTACTTTCAATAATCAACCAACAGGAACGACAGTTAACTGGACATCAAGCAATTCTTTAGGATTATCAATCAACGGCTTGACGGGATTTGCTACGAGACAAAATAACTTTAACGGTCAAGTTACAATTACTGGAAGCATTGGCGGAGGCTTATGTCCAATTTTTAGCTTGAATCAGTCGGTCGCTGTTGGTGCTGGAATAACTGACCCATTGTTTGAACAAAAGAAAGTACTGTGCCTACCAGGCACAAATTGGTATCAAGTGGACGCCCGCGTAACCTTGCCAGCAAATTCAAGTAATATCACTTACACATATCGTTGGTATATTGACAACGTACTAAAAACGACTATTACTAATAATAATTTTGCTAGTGTGCCTGGAGGTATAGTCGACAACCTTTGGCACACCCTCAGGGTCGAGATTTCAAATACGTGTACATCAATAAGTACAGCTAACCAAGAAGGTCGCTTCCGAGCATCTTGTGGAGGTGGTGGAGGTCAGTTGAGAACTTTCCCAAATCCATCAAGCAATCAACTCATTGTAGAACTTGTAGATCCCACCGTAGACAAAGAGACAGTATACCTCTCCTCGGAGAAAAATGCTTTAATAGCAGTGCCATTTACAGTAAAGCTTTTTGATTCTCAGGGAACGCTTCGAAAATCCATCAAAGGGGAATTAGGTGCATTAATTGTTGACACTTCTGATCTGCCCAACGGTATTTACTACTTGCATGCCCAAACAGAAATGGAGCGACTGACTTCTCAGATTATTGTAAAGCACTAA
- a CDS encoding IS1380 family transposase: MEHHYTDKLVTAWGGMKEMKILIDQTGISKKLAELGLPESKSNNRIDAVGIIESFWVGIWIGCFRFSHTAVVRVDEVLRQIFGWKRVASGTTFGRFFKKFTPSMNHQIFIELYTWFFEQIQFDNYTLDMDSSVITRYGEQEGSKKGYNPKKPGRGSHHPLFAFVNDIRMVANCWNRSGNTGSNSNCIHFLEETFAILKNKTVGLFRADSGFCTGTVLDFIEQRNIPYVIACKLYANLQASIYGITQWNAIGEGLWVSEINYQQGGWGKARRIVVIKQSEEIRARATGKKLKTLFSSVGIADEKVYRKRYHAFVTNQALPATEIWEQYKRRGDAENRIKELKEDFGTEGFCMDSFCATETAMRFVMVAYNLMSLFRQITHQKQPQPKLSTLRFNCFAVGSWVEQEAQKWVLKMSVPLKRRQWYDGLFSNVQKINLPLSLTG, encoded by the coding sequence ATGGAACACCACTATACCGATAAATTAGTAACAGCGTGGGGCGGGATGAAAGAGATGAAAATATTGATTGACCAAACTGGGATCAGCAAGAAGTTGGCCGAGCTTGGTTTGCCTGAGAGCAAGAGTAACAACCGGATAGATGCCGTGGGTATAATAGAGAGTTTTTGGGTGGGCATCTGGATTGGTTGCTTTCGTTTTAGTCACACAGCGGTGGTGCGGGTTGATGAAGTGTTGCGCCAGATATTTGGATGGAAGCGGGTTGCTTCGGGGACCACCTTCGGGCGGTTCTTTAAAAAGTTTACGCCCTCAATGAACCACCAAATTTTCATTGAACTGTACACGTGGTTTTTTGAGCAGATCCAATTCGACAATTACACGTTGGATATGGACAGCAGTGTGATCACCCGTTACGGGGAACAGGAAGGCAGCAAAAAAGGGTACAACCCCAAGAAGCCTGGCCGTGGCAGCCATCATCCCTTGTTTGCTTTTGTCAATGACATACGCATGGTGGCCAATTGCTGGAACCGCAGCGGCAATACAGGGAGCAACAGCAACTGCATCCATTTTTTAGAAGAGACCTTTGCCATCCTCAAAAACAAAACAGTAGGGTTGTTCAGGGCCGATAGTGGGTTTTGTACCGGTACAGTCTTGGATTTCATTGAGCAGAGAAATATCCCCTACGTCATTGCCTGTAAGCTGTATGCCAATTTACAAGCCAGCATTTATGGTATCACCCAATGGAATGCGATAGGCGAAGGCTTATGGGTATCGGAAATAAACTACCAGCAAGGCGGCTGGGGCAAAGCCCGTAGGATTGTGGTCATCAAACAAAGTGAAGAAATCAGGGCCAGGGCAACGGGTAAGAAGCTCAAGACATTATTCAGCAGCGTGGGCATAGCGGACGAAAAAGTGTACCGCAAAAGGTACCATGCCTTTGTCACTAACCAAGCCCTGCCGGCAACAGAAATATGGGAACAATATAAGCGCAGGGGTGATGCCGAAAACAGGATCAAGGAGTTGAAAGAAGATTTCGGTACAGAAGGCTTTTGCATGGATAGTTTTTGTGCTACTGAAACAGCTATGCGCTTTGTGATGGTAGCCTATAATTTGATGAGCCTGTTCCGCCAAATAACCCATCAAAAACAGCCACAGCCCAAGCTTTCCACATTAAGGTTCAACTGCTTTGCAGTTGGAAGTTGGGTGGAGCAGGAAGCCCAAAAATGGGTACTGAAAATGTCCGTCCCACTCAAAAGAAGGCAATGGTATGATGGATTATTCTCAAATGTCCAAAAAATAAACCTGCCACTAAGTCTGACTGGATAG
- a CDS encoding IS4 family transposase, with translation MSNDNFKSRSKDGSKGAFTRVRKLPFEHLIVSMLTMGNSSLQREMDKFIREAHGREFNIRGITKSAFSQSRKQLKPEAFLELNELVCNEFYEGAPYLGYNNHRVLGLDGSRLLLPNSEDIAQGFGTVGYGPNADVQRSLATVSFLYDVGNYLTLDAQVAAQGGSEKSLLYKHLEKVKAGDLLLMDRGYPSKALLGILAGKGIEFCVRMKEDWWLQVNSFAQSNAVDSEVVFEPSDKDRKEYGAQYPEMKQKVKCRLVKVLLDNGLTEILCTSLLDTQKYPLADFKEVYHLRWGIEEGFKMFKSRVNIEAFTGKSAVSVKQDIYAKAMMMSLCAAFAFPIEQKVKAEYAANKDLKHPQKINRTTAYANTKAVAISMFLKSKIKQAIAAFDDIVYNTREIVRPNRKNPRNHRPKQQHYMNYKHIYTQRHK, from the coding sequence ATATCAAATGACAATTTTAAAAGCCGTTCAAAAGACGGTTCGAAGGGGGCATTTACAAGGGTCCGGAAACTTCCCTTTGAGCATTTGATAGTGAGCATGTTAACGATGGGCAACTCCTCGCTCCAACGTGAGATGGACAAGTTTATACGTGAGGCCCACGGAAGGGAATTCAATATCCGTGGCATCACCAAAAGTGCTTTTAGCCAAAGCCGCAAGCAATTAAAGCCGGAAGCATTTTTAGAGCTCAATGAGTTGGTTTGCAACGAATTTTATGAAGGTGCCCCTTACCTTGGATATAACAACCACCGTGTGCTTGGCCTGGATGGAAGCCGTCTTTTATTGCCCAACAGTGAAGACATTGCCCAGGGGTTTGGTACAGTGGGCTATGGCCCCAATGCCGATGTACAGCGAAGCTTGGCAACGGTATCTTTTCTCTACGATGTGGGCAATTACCTTACCCTTGATGCGCAAGTGGCAGCCCAGGGGGGCAGTGAAAAATCGTTATTGTACAAGCATTTAGAAAAAGTAAAGGCAGGCGACCTGTTGCTCATGGACAGGGGTTATCCAAGCAAAGCGTTGTTGGGTATCCTGGCCGGCAAGGGGATCGAATTTTGTGTGCGCATGAAAGAGGACTGGTGGTTACAGGTCAACAGCTTTGCGCAAAGCAACGCAGTGGATAGTGAAGTTGTGTTTGAACCCTCTGACAAAGACAGAAAAGAATACGGGGCCCAGTACCCAGAAATGAAACAAAAAGTGAAATGCAGGTTAGTAAAAGTCTTGCTCGACAATGGCCTTACCGAAATCCTGTGTACCTCTTTGTTGGACACACAGAAATATCCGCTTGCAGACTTTAAAGAAGTCTATCACTTGCGTTGGGGCATAGAGGAGGGCTTTAAAATGTTCAAATCAAGGGTCAACATCGAAGCCTTCACAGGAAAATCCGCAGTGTCGGTCAAGCAGGACATTTATGCCAAGGCCATGATGATGAGCCTGTGCGCAGCCTTCGCCTTCCCCATCGAGCAAAAGGTAAAAGCAGAATATGCGGCCAACAAAGACTTGAAACATCCCCAGAAAATAAACAGGACAACCGCTTATGCCAATACCAAAGCAGTGGCCATAAGCATGTTCTTAAAAAGCAAGATAAAACAGGCCATTGCCGCCTTTGATGATATTGTATATAACACAAGGGAAATAGTAAGGCCCAACAGAAAAAACCCACGCAACCACAGGCCCAAGCAACAACACTATATGAACTACAAACACATCTATACACAGCGACATAAGTAA